One Carya illinoinensis cultivar Pawnee chromosome 5, C.illinoinensisPawnee_v1, whole genome shotgun sequence genomic window, TTCTACAAAATGTCTCTGCTTACAGTTTCAGGGATTCCTTCTGAAACCCAGAATCCAAGCTGTATATCTGTTGTAAAACGTCCGTTGGCAACTTTTCACCCAAGCATTTGGGGAGATCATTTCATCTCTTATAATAGCAAGTCCATGGTagttgaatatttgtgaagctctctctctctctctctctctctctctctctctctctctctctctctctctctctctctatatatatatatatatatattcaaatactTAAGAGTCTTGAAATGCATATTATGATATACCATCTTTGTGCTGTAGGAGATTCCCTCTGAGAGCTTGGAGAAAGTTCAAAGGCTGAAGGAAAAAGTGCAGAGCTTGCTGATGGCTCCCGTCGATGATATATCACAAAAGTTGGAGCTGATTGATGCGATCCAACGCTTAGGCGTGTCTTACCATTTTGAAATTGAGATTGATAACATACTCCAACAAATTCACAACAAGAATGACGACACTGGAGACTCTGACGACCTCTACACTGTTTCTCTCCGTTTTCGCTTACTGAGGCAGCAGGGTTATAACACTCCGAGTGGTAAGTAGTACTAATATGACtattcaaataaaagaataaagaaaaaatggaacTAGAGCATGCAACTTGATGGGTGCTTCATCAAAATGCGTATTCGGCACTGTATTGTTTctcatagaaaatatatattggtattgttttgtttacggAAACTTCAGCTGCACAGATCACATACATGTGCTCATGTGTTGGGTTGATAATGCAGATGTTTTCAGCAAGTTTAAGGACAGTGAAGGGAACTTTAAGGAATCAATTATTCACGATGTGCGAGGTATTTTAAGCCTTTATGAAGCTTCGCATATGGGGGTGCGTGGAGAAGATATACTTGATGAAGCACTTCATTTTACTACAACGCAACTCAAGTCGATGGTGAGTAATTTAAACCCTTCTGTTGCTGCCCAAGTGCGTCGTGCCTTAGAGCGGCCGCTTCGAAAATGGATGCCAAGGTTAGAGGCGAGACATTATTTTTCTACCTACCCCGAAACTGCTTCATTTAATGAAGTTGTTCTCAACTTCGCCAAGTTGGATTTTAACATACTACAGCGGCTACACCAGAAGGAAGTTTCCGAGCTCTCGAGGTAATTAAGGCCATATAGATCACATGGTATCGCacttcattatataatatataactgtTCGTGTTAATTTTGTATATGCATATATGGCAAGATTTGATGTCAGTTTGCGTTGCAATTCTTGCTTAGGCGGTGGAAAGAAGATTTAGGGGTCCCGGAAAAGATATCGTATGTCCGAGATAGAGTGGTGGAGTTGTACTTCATGTGGATTTTGGGACCGTACTTTGAACCCCAATATTCTCAAGGGCGGATGATGCTTGGCAAAGTGGCCTCCGTGGTCTCAATAATGGATGATACATATGATGCCTATGGTACATTTGAAGAGCTTAAACTCTTTACCGATGCAATTATAAGGTTAACTTAAAGCTCTTCTATCGGATCCAGAATTAACGTCtcggaacttttttttttttttttttttttctagtcatCAGGACCAGAAACTTGACTGGtccgttttcttttcttttttacatttttaataaattaataactttcagGTGGGATAACTTCTGCATAGAGCAACTCCCAGAGTACATGAAATCTACCTATAAAGCACTCTTGGATGTTACTAAGGAAATTGAGGAAGAGATGTCCAAAGAAGGAAGGATATACGGCCTTCACTATACAAAGGAAGCAGTACGACATGACCAACAATTAATCACTTTTACTGGCCTCTTTTTTCactaaattttgaatttttatactCTGAATGTTTTCATGGTTTTTAATGCAACCAGATCAAAAGGCTAGCTCAAGCCTACCTTATTGAAGCCAAATGGATGAAGGAAAAATATACACCCACGGTGGAGGAGTACATGAGTAACGCCCTAGTAACCGGTGGCTACTCTACACTTGTAACCTTATCTTTTCTTGGCATGGGAGATGCAACAAAGGAGGTCTACGAATGGGCTTGCGGTAACCCTAAGATTGTTAAAGCAGCAGAAACGATATGCAGACTCATGGATGACCTTGTTTCTGCTGAGGTATACAACATGGGACGTTAGCTTTTAGGATTTCATTAaggatataaaatatataataaaatttactattttttctcaTTAGGTTAGCTTTTAGGACAAATAGTAATTTCACATTCATGGGACCAAAgcaaaagttttgaatttgatCTTAGATTTCACACTTTACCATATTAGTTAAATATTCGACGTGTTGGTAATGTCCGCTTATTATTCCAAGCTCTACACTCGGTAGGCAATGTGCCAACATCAATTTGGCAGTCCCACAAGCTAATCTTAATTATGTCGTTgatgtttgaaataaaatcactaaatgtttctatcttttgctGCAgtttgagaaagagagaggacaCGTTGTCTCTGCCCTCGACTGCTATATGAAGCAGCACGGTGTCTCAAAGCATGAGGCAGAAGAAGAATTTAAGAAGCAGATCGTGAATGCATGGAAAGATATTAACAGCGACTTCCTCAAACCTACTCAAGTGCCAAAGCATTTCCTAGATCGCGTTCTCAATCTCGCACGTGTAATGGATTTTGTTTACAAGGATGATGATGCATACACAAACGTTACACAAGTGATAGTAGACGGTATCACTTCATTGCTTGTTGATCCAGTGCCGATATGAGTCTATCAAGCATCAATTCAGAATGCTGGCCTATATATGATAATAAACGTACGTACCATGCGTCGACggcctatatatatgtgtttacTTTATCCATGTAAGGAATTTCAACGACAGTAATAAGACGTACAATAACTAAACTTTGAATTTACAAAGAAGCCATCTGTATCtgtgtgtgtctatatatatatgtgtgtgtgtgtgtggcggTCATGCGtcaatatataaacaaaaaaaaaaaaaaaaaagaaagaaagaaagaaaaagaaaagaaagaaagaaaaaaaaaaaggaaagagtttATGCTAAATTATTTATGACGAAAATagattcattttattaaaataattggataaagtaatatttaaaataaagtaattaaataattaaattctctGCCATCGTATTctttcaaactttaaaataaagtaatattttaataataaattgtgtAGAAATTGTGTATGGACCGGATagcatttttcattattatataatactatcACAGCAACTGGATGAAAATATACTAgggatcatatataattttaatggtACCGGAGAAATCAACCACGTGAACGGAAAAAGTACAGATTGATAGTGCAGGGGAGAATTTAAATTACTCAGTTCTGTTCGACGGTTTGTCATAGCTAAggatgatttaaaaataaaaagttaaggTACGAAAATTGATCTGACTTGCTTGCAGTCTTAATTTTCACCTCGAGTTGAAGACTACGACCAAGTACAAACAGCCGCTTTGCTTGAAAATATAGCTTACATGCGGGTAATTACTtgttaataaattaaaacatattagatttagaaaaatttatatttgtttatcaacctcatttaaataattttaatgtacatatttgaaatttataattttttagtcttAAATTTTACACGATACCTTCCAACATATCACTGTTGAGGATAATTGTGAATCATATCCTCTTTGATTATAGGAGATATTTTTGGGTGATAGTTTTCATAATTAGTTATGTAATATACGATTGTATATCCTTCCATTTCTGTACAAAATTGTCAACTTGTACTTTTTCCTATAAATGAAAACGTCTTCACCAAAGCCAAGTATGGTGATTTTACAAACCTTCTCATGGTATCAGATTCCTTTCTGGATTAACCTCCGTCGATCCAATGGCTTCTAACTCCTCTGTTCCTCTTCAAACGATGGTTCATATGATCATCATCAAGCTTTCCTCTACCAACTATCTTCTCTGGCGTAATCAAGTTCTTCCCCTTCTTAACTCTCAAAACCTTCTTGGTTACATTGATGGCTCTCTTCCTGAGCCTCCCGAAACTATTTCTTCTGATTCTTCCCTTGTTCCAAATCTGAAGCACGCTGCTTGGAAATCTGAAGATCAGcgtcttcttattcttcttctttcctctctcACGGAAGAAGCTATGACAGAGGTGATTGGTCTCTCCACCTCTCACACTGTTTGGATTGCACTGGAGTCCTCTTCAGTCACCGATCGAAGACCCGTGAGATTCGTCTCAAGGATGACCTGCAACTTCTGAAACGGGGTACTCGTTGTGTCACTGAGTATTCTCGCTCCTTTAAGGCATTGTGCGATCAGTTGGCTGCCATGGGTCGTCCTGTTGACGACACCGACAAGGTTCACTGGTACCTTCGTGGTCTTGGTCCTgaatttgttaatttttcaaCTGTCCAGCTTTCTATTTCTCCTCTGCCACTCTTTCGTGATCTCGTTCCCAAAGCCGAAAGCTCTGAGATatttcaaaaatcttttgaaGCACCTGCTGCTTCCTCGGCTGCTTTCACTGCCATGAAAGGCTCCTCTGGTGCATCCCGTAATGGTGGGAATCGAAAATCACGTGGCAAAGGTGGCTTCTCACATGCTGGTCGTGGCAAGGGCCGTGGGCAGTATAATCCTCGCTGCCAGATTTGCCGCAATGAGGGACACACTGCAGAACGATGTCGTGATCGATATGCCCGGGCTGATTCTCATGCCCAGATTGCTGAAGCTTTCTCTCAATGCTCTCTTGAAGGTTTCGATGTTGTCTGGTACACAGATACTGGAGCTTCTGCACACATGACTCCTGATTGCTCTCAGTTGGATAAGGCTGAACCTTATAATGGTAAGGATTGTGTAATCGTTGGTAATGGAGCTTCCTTACCGATCACCCACACTAGTACTCATTCTCTATCTAAAAATATCACTCTGTTGGATGTTTTAGTCGTTCCTCAACTTACCAAAAACTTGTTATCCATCAGTAAATTAACCTCTGATTATCCACTTTCCATTACTTTCACTGATACGTCTTTTACCATATAGCACCGCGCAACAGGAAAGGTAGTGGCAACCGGTCGTTGTGAAGATGGTCTTTATGTGCTTGAATGCAGTCATTCGGCGCTTCTCTCTGCTCTTCAAAATAATTCTCTTCGTGCTTCTTATGATCTTTGGCATGCACGTTTGGGTCATGTTACTCATTCGGTTATTTCTCTATTGAATAAAAAAGGGCATCTTTCTGTTACTTCTTTACTACCTTCTCCTACTCTATGTGTTTCTTGTCAAACTGCTAAAAGCCACAGATTGccttttatctctaatgatagGCGCTCTTCACATATTTTAGATCTTATccattgtgatatttggggccCCGCACTCGTTACGTCTATTTCTCATTATcgctattatattatttttattgatgatcACTCTCGCTTCACATGGTTTTATCCCATGACATTAAAATCTCAAGCCTTCAACATTTTTTTgcaatttcaaacttttgttgaaGTTCAATTTTCTCGCAAAATCAAAAGCTTTCAAAGTGACGGGGGGGCTGAATTTATGAGTCATCGTTTTCACACTCATCTCCTTGCTTCCGGCATCCATCACCAAATGTCGTGTCCCTATACTCCATCTCAAAATGGTCGAGCTGAACGAAAACATCGGCATGTCACTGAAACTGGTCTTGCCATGTTATTTCAGTCTCATGTCCCTTTAGCTTGCTGGGGTGACGCATTCAGCACCGCTGTCTACACTATCAATCGGTTGCCCACACCTGTTCTTGATGGGCTCTCTCCCTATGAGGTATTGTATGGTAAGCCGCCCAcctatgaaaattttcatccttTTGGCTGTCGTGTTTTTCCTTATTTAGGAGACTATGCATCTCATAAGTTTGCTCCCCGGAGTGCTGcttgtatttttcttggttataGCATGTCTCATAAGGGCTTTCGGTGTCTTGATCCCACTTCTCAACGTATTTATATCACACGGCATGCTCGTTTTGATGAACTGAATTTTCCTTTTGCTGGTTCCTCTTCCTCACGGTCTCCTCAAACTTTGGACATCTCTATCTTTTGTGAGCCTGTTTTAGATTCCCTTTCCCCTGTCCCTACATCTTCTGCTCCATTATCATCTGTTACATCTTCTTTATCGTTGCCATGTGTGCCTTGTACTGCTGATTCTTTTGGTGTTTCAGTGCAGCATTCTCCAGCTGATCCCTTACCACCAGCTGATTCCTTCGCACCAGCGTCACCTTCTGCAGTTGATGCCTCGTGCCCTGCTCCCATTGCTTCCGCTACTCTCCCTGCCGAGTCTGCTCCAGCTGCATCTAATCATCACCCGATGATTACTCAGGCTAAGGCTGGTGTCTTTAAGCCTAAAGTTAATGCTTATGTTTGTTCCTTGCTTGCTTCTCCTTTGTTTCATTCTCTCATGGCTACAAAGGAACCCAAAGGTTTCAAGTCTGCAGCTAAGGATCCAGGATGGATTGCCGCGatggatgaagaaattcatgctCTTTCTTCCAATCGCACTTGGGACTTGGTCCCTCGTCCCTCCAACACCAATATTGTTGGTTCCAAGTGGGTCTTCCGTGTCAAATACTTGGCTAATGGCACCATTGATTGTCTCAAGGCTCGTCTCGTTGCTAAAGGATATTCTCAACTCCCTGGTCTTGACTTTACAGACACTTTTAGTCCCGTCATCAAGGCATCTACTGTGCGTGTTGTTCTTTCTCTTGCTGTCTCAAACCGGTGGCCCTTACATCAATTAGATGTCAAGAACGCCTTCCTCAATGGTTTTCTGCAAGAAGATGTCTACATGGAACAACCTCCGGGTTATGTCGATTCAAGATTCCCTAATCATGTTTGTAagctgaagaaggcactttatggcctgaagcaagctccttgTGCCTGGTTTCATCGCTTCAG contains:
- the LOC122311326 gene encoding probable terpene synthase 2, with translation MSLLTVSGIPSETQNPSCISVVKRPLATFHPSIWGDHFISYNSKSMEIPSESLEKVQRLKEKVQSLLMAPVDDISQKLELIDAIQRLGVSYHFEIEIDNILQQIHNKNDDTGDSDDLYTVSLRFRLLRQQGYNTPSDVFSKFKDSEGNFKESIIHDVRGILSLYEASHMGVRGEDILDEALHFTTTQLKSMVSNLNPSVAAQVRRALERPLRKWMPRLEARHYFSTYPETASFNEVVLNFAKLDFNILQRLHQKEVSELSRRWKEDLGVPEKISYVRDRVVELYFMWILGPYFEPQYSQGRMMLGKVASVVSIMDDTYDAYGTFEELKLFTDAIIRWDNFCIEQLPEYMKSTYKALLDVTKEIEEEMSKEGRIYGLHYTKEAIKRLAQAYLIEAKWMKEKYTPTVEEYMSNALVTGGYSTLVTLSFLGMGDATKEVYEWACGNPKIVKAAETICRLMDDLVSAEFEKERGHVVSALDCYMKQHGVSKHEAEEEFKKQIVNAWKDINSDFLKPTQVPKHFLDRVLNLARVMDFVYKDDDAYTNVTQVIVDGITSLLVDPVPI